From Leisingera sp. S132, one genomic window encodes:
- a CDS encoding LysR substrate-binding domain-containing protein — MSRRHYNLPPLTTLAAFEAAARHLSFKNAAQELSVTPGAVSHQVKALEAELQAPLFQRKHRGVELTEEGEALFDTLASSFSKISLSLKTIRGRQTGDTVTIGSTSAVASLWLSPSVVRFWGKHPDVNVNQIVNDRPLRGMPDVDFYIRYGRERDTRLEQTELYRDHLVPVGNADLAQKLTGCPLEELAQQRLVHLESDDKSWTTWADWFLQLGYSGPIAPGVRVNNYAVALQAAQDGVGLVLGWQRLLHPLLTSGQLVPIGPHVLAAPHGFHLVGRPDADLSESARLLRNWVIGEVNRSSDELS, encoded by the coding sequence CCGCCGCCACTACAACCTGCCGCCGCTGACCACCCTGGCTGCCTTTGAGGCCGCGGCCCGGCATCTGAGCTTCAAGAACGCGGCGCAGGAGCTGTCGGTCACCCCCGGCGCGGTCAGCCATCAGGTCAAGGCGCTGGAGGCGGAGCTGCAGGCGCCGCTGTTCCAGCGCAAACACCGGGGGGTGGAGCTGACGGAGGAAGGCGAGGCGCTGTTTGACACCCTGGCCTCGTCATTTTCCAAGATTTCGCTCAGTCTCAAGACCATCCGCGGCCGCCAGACCGGGGATACCGTCACCATTGGCTCCACCTCTGCCGTTGCCTCGCTGTGGTTGTCGCCGTCGGTGGTGCGGTTCTGGGGCAAACACCCGGATGTGAACGTCAACCAGATCGTCAACGACCGCCCGTTGCGCGGCATGCCGGACGTGGATTTCTATATCCGCTACGGGCGCGAGCGCGATACCCGGCTGGAGCAGACCGAACTGTACCGCGACCATCTGGTGCCTGTCGGCAATGCGGACCTGGCACAGAAGCTCACGGGCTGCCCGCTGGAGGAACTGGCGCAGCAGCGGCTCGTGCATCTGGAGTCTGACGACAAGAGCTGGACCACCTGGGCGGACTGGTTTCTGCAACTGGGCTACAGCGGACCCATCGCGCCGGGCGTGCGGGTGAACAACTACGCTGTGGCCCTGCAGGCGGCGCAGGACGGCGTGGGGCTGGTGCTGGGCTGGCAGCGGCTGCTGCACCCGTTGCTCACTTCCGGCCAGCTGGTGCCCATCGGCCCGCATGTTCTGGCGGCGCCGCACGGTTTTCACCTGGTAGGCCGGCCGGACGCCGATCTGTCGGAATCCGCCCGTTTGCTTCGCAATTGGGTGATTGGCGAGGTCAATCGAAGCTCGGATGAGCTCAGCTAA
- a CDS encoding aromatic ring-hydroxylating dioxygenase subunit alpha: MNKHDSLAPVMAPVNVANGLPNAHYIDPAVFAEEKRSVLFKNWSGIGFGKDVPEPGYAKPVDFLGMPLLIVRDTDGAIGVFQNTCRHRGMILVEQPGKIRGAIRCPYHSWCYGLNGRLVSTPHVGGPGNNKHEDIKLDELGLVRIRSCVWRDVVFVNVDGTAPEFEEAHADLLERWKEFDTPVHHGGADSGFKLEVKTNWKLAVENYCESYHLPWVHPGLNSYSRLEDHYNIEVPGKYSGQGTLVYRQMKGENGEVFPDFEGLSSKWDEGGEYTAVYPNVLLGVQRDHAFAIILEPVDTENTVEHIELYYAKSNEDTPELEELRTENAKLWKTVFEEDVFVVEGMQKGRHGELFDGGRFSPAMDGPTHNFHAWVADQVTKGREA; the protein is encoded by the coding sequence ATGAACAAGCATGACTCGCTTGCCCCGGTGATGGCTCCGGTCAACGTCGCAAACGGCCTGCCGAACGCCCATTACATCGACCCCGCTGTTTTTGCCGAAGAAAAACGCTCGGTTCTGTTCAAGAACTGGTCCGGCATCGGCTTTGGCAAGGACGTGCCGGAGCCGGGCTATGCCAAGCCGGTGGATTTCCTCGGCATGCCGCTGCTGATCGTGCGTGACACCGATGGCGCCATCGGTGTCTTTCAGAACACCTGCCGCCACCGCGGCATGATCCTGGTGGAACAGCCGGGCAAGATCCGCGGCGCCATCCGCTGCCCCTATCACAGCTGGTGCTACGGCCTGAACGGCCGCCTGGTCTCCACTCCCCACGTGGGCGGCCCCGGCAACAACAAGCATGAAGACATCAAGCTGGACGAGCTGGGCCTGGTGCGCATCCGCTCCTGCGTCTGGCGCGACGTGGTGTTCGTGAATGTCGACGGCACCGCGCCGGAGTTCGAGGAGGCCCACGCCGACCTGCTGGAGCGCTGGAAGGAATTCGACACTCCGGTGCATCACGGCGGCGCGGATTCCGGCTTCAAGCTGGAAGTCAAAACCAACTGGAAGCTGGCGGTGGAGAACTACTGCGAAAGCTACCACCTGCCGTGGGTGCATCCGGGCCTCAACAGCTATTCCCGGCTGGAAGATCACTACAACATCGAGGTGCCGGGCAAGTATTCCGGCCAGGGCACCCTGGTCTACCGCCAGATGAAGGGTGAGAACGGCGAGGTGTTTCCGGATTTCGAGGGCCTCAGCAGCAAATGGGACGAAGGCGGCGAGTACACCGCGGTTTACCCGAACGTCCTTCTGGGCGTGCAGCGCGACCACGCCTTTGCGATCATCCTGGAGCCGGTCGACACCGAAAACACCGTTGAGCACATTGAGCTCTATTATGCGAAGTCCAACGAGGACACGCCGGAGCTGGAAGAGCTGCGCACCGAGAATGCCAAGCTGTGGAAGACCGTGTTCGAAGAGGACGTCTTTGTCGTCGAGGGCATGCAGAAGGGCCGCCATGGCGAGCTTTTCGATGGCGGGCGCTTCTCGCCTGCGATGGACGGGCCGACCCACAACTTCCACGCCTGGGTGGCCGATCAGGTGACCAAGGGCCGCGAGGCATGA
- a CDS encoding aldehyde dehydrogenase family protein, with product MSSFLKDGLARNFLAGSWVEGDGGARMAVEDPGNGQHVADCALAGEETLAKALDAARASFERGDLAAMKPAKRGQLMQRIAAEIRGIADEGADLLCRESGKSLSAAHDEFEEAAQYFEYYGGMADKIEGKSIPLGPDYADYTVYEPYGVSAQIVPWNFPVSIAARSLAPAMAAGNASIIKSPELDPMALAMLGVALERAEVPAGAVSILNGIGSELGARLVESPAVDQIVFTGSVPTGQAILRAAANPVTPALMELGGKSAAVAFEDANLDTLMSSLHSGIFYNAGQVCSAMSRVLVHRSIYGEAVERAAALANGLSVGHGLENPGLTPVISARQLDGVETLTGTARQSGARAASGGARLEREGYFMAPTILADVDPASRVAQEEIFGPVTCFTPFDTEAEAIAMANGTEFGLVAGVFTRDLARAHRVANRLRAGQVFVNEWFAGGISTPFGGVGKSGFGREKGLEALYNYVRTKNIAISLKG from the coding sequence ATGAGTTCTTTTCTGAAAGACGGGCTGGCCAGGAATTTCCTGGCCGGTTCCTGGGTCGAAGGCGACGGCGGTGCGCGCATGGCCGTCGAGGATCCGGGCAACGGCCAGCACGTGGCCGACTGCGCGCTGGCAGGTGAGGAAACCCTCGCCAAAGCGCTGGACGCCGCCCGCGCCAGTTTCGAGCGCGGCGATCTGGCCGCCATGAAACCCGCCAAACGCGGCCAGCTGATGCAGCGCATCGCGGCGGAGATCCGCGGCATCGCGGATGAGGGCGCGGATCTGCTGTGCCGGGAAAGCGGCAAGAGCCTGAGTGCCGCGCATGATGAATTCGAAGAGGCCGCGCAGTATTTCGAATATTACGGCGGCATGGCGGACAAGATCGAAGGCAAGTCGATCCCGCTTGGCCCCGACTACGCCGACTACACGGTCTATGAGCCTTACGGTGTTTCTGCCCAGATCGTGCCGTGGAACTTCCCGGTGTCGATTGCGGCGCGCTCCTTGGCGCCCGCGATGGCGGCGGGCAACGCCTCGATAATCAAATCGCCGGAACTGGACCCGATGGCGCTGGCGATGCTGGGCGTGGCGCTGGAACGCGCGGAGGTCCCCGCGGGGGCGGTTTCGATCCTGAACGGCATTGGTTCCGAACTGGGCGCCCGGCTGGTGGAAAGCCCGGCGGTGGATCAGATTGTCTTTACCGGCTCGGTCCCGACCGGCCAGGCGATCCTGCGCGCCGCGGCCAATCCGGTCACGCCCGCGCTGATGGAGCTGGGCGGCAAATCCGCCGCGGTGGCGTTCGAGGACGCCAATCTCGACACGCTGATGTCCTCCCTGCACAGCGGGATCTTCTACAACGCCGGTCAGGTTTGTTCGGCGATGTCGCGGGTGCTGGTGCACCGCTCGATCTACGGCGAGGCGGTGGAACGCGCCGCCGCGCTGGCGAACGGCCTGAGCGTTGGGCACGGCTTGGAAAATCCCGGCCTCACCCCGGTGATCTCCGCCCGCCAGCTGGATGGCGTTGAGACCCTGACCGGCACCGCCCGCCAAAGCGGCGCCCGCGCGGCTTCGGGCGGTGCGCGGCTGGAGCGTGAGGGGTATTTCATGGCGCCGACCATCCTGGCGGACGTGGATCCCGCGTCCCGCGTCGCGCAGGAGGAGATCTTTGGCCCGGTCACCTGCTTCACGCCGTTTGACACCGAAGCCGAGGCAATCGCCATGGCGAACGGCACCGAGTTCGGGCTGGTCGCGGGCGTCTTCACCCGCGATCTGGCGCGGGCGCATCGGGTTGCGAACCGTCTTCGCGCCGGGCAGGTGTTTGTGAACGAATGGTTCGCGGGCGGCATCTCCACCCCGTTCGGCGGGGTCGGCAAATCAGGCTTTGGCCGCGAAAAGGGACTGGAGGCGCTCTATAACTATGTGCGCACCAAGAACATCGCGATCTCGCTGAAGGGCTGA